The Gemmatimonadales bacterium genome includes a window with the following:
- a CDS encoding carbohydrate binding family 9 domain-containing protein, translated as MLLPLAVLLQTQSATVAPRPELMHPNGRVPRAAIAVPTVTPPRIDGKLDDAAWAAANPERGFRRDSPSDGKPATQDTEVRVLFDRDALYVAARLYDDRPDLISRRLNRRDSFSSFNDIFFVILDPHHDHQTQVIFGVTAAGERRDAIRTGDGQRELDIGWDPVWEAATSIDSLGWVAEMRIPFSQLRFSSAPEQVWGVQFRRDNVRAAEAVDWEWSPATEPGVVSKYGHLLGLANIPAPRRIELLPYLSSQARLTQGIPPGNPFDDGSVTSATAGVDLKYGISTAFTLNATINPDFGQVEADPSVVNLTAFETFFEERRPFFVEGADLFSFSGTFGSDRFFYSRRVGRAPSVSAAGRAPFVDQPSSTAILGAAKLSGRSSSGWSIGVLNAVTRAEYARTAELTSSGAQIERVPIEPLSNYTVARVRRDLNRGTSGFGFIVTGVQRDADSVSFNLLRGSAVVGGADFFHRWQRNTFQLSGNLGVSRVNGSAAAIAATQLASARYFQRPDQDYVGFDPTRTSLSGFTGQIQLDKVGGDWTYSIGANASSPGFEINDAGFQIDADRIRLAGFVNRTWTRPTRLTRRANLGLRVNQFVNFGGEGPGPAIDIVSGLSLHSLSSVSLSAGYQLSGQDDRATRGGPLVRSPGKVNASVLYSLDSRRTVSGRVRAQWSAADDGTNTFLGEVRAAVQTRRGHSLSLTPVYTRQSYRAFYTGSYADPTATETFGRRYVFAPFEQQGLGIQTRLEFYFTPALSLQLYAEPFVASASFASPERLLRARSGDFAAYGIGTSTLTRDAAAGTLTVDADGAGPAPAFTYADPSFSIRSLRSNVVLRWEYRPGSTLFLVWNQARANLDRDPRFRALRDLGNIFGDDMRNVLLVKGNYYFSL; from the coding sequence ATGCTGCTCCCGCTCGCTGTTCTCCTGCAAACGCAGTCTGCCACGGTCGCGCCCCGACCGGAGCTCATGCATCCGAACGGACGGGTGCCGCGGGCCGCCATCGCGGTGCCAACGGTCACTCCGCCACGGATCGACGGCAAGCTCGACGACGCCGCGTGGGCCGCAGCAAACCCAGAACGCGGTTTCCGCCGTGATTCGCCCAGCGACGGCAAACCTGCAACGCAGGATACTGAAGTTCGCGTCCTCTTCGATCGGGATGCATTGTATGTTGCTGCGCGTCTCTATGACGACCGACCCGATCTGATTTCGCGCCGACTCAACCGCCGCGATTCATTTTCGTCGTTCAACGACATTTTCTTTGTCATTCTCGACCCGCATCACGACCACCAGACCCAGGTCATCTTCGGGGTCACCGCGGCGGGCGAGCGGCGCGATGCCATTCGGACTGGCGACGGGCAGCGAGAGCTCGACATCGGATGGGATCCCGTCTGGGAGGCCGCGACCTCGATCGACTCGCTAGGCTGGGTGGCCGAGATGCGGATTCCGTTCTCCCAGCTGCGCTTCTCGTCGGCGCCGGAGCAGGTCTGGGGGGTCCAGTTTCGTCGCGACAACGTCCGCGCCGCCGAGGCCGTCGACTGGGAGTGGTCGCCCGCGACCGAACCAGGGGTGGTGTCCAAGTACGGTCACCTGCTGGGGTTGGCGAACATCCCCGCGCCCAGGCGAATCGAGCTGCTTCCATACTTGTCGAGTCAGGCACGGCTGACCCAGGGAATTCCGCCGGGAAACCCCTTCGACGACGGCAGCGTGACATCCGCAACGGCCGGGGTCGACCTCAAGTACGGCATTTCGACTGCCTTTACCCTCAACGCGACGATCAATCCCGACTTCGGCCAGGTCGAAGCCGACCCGTCGGTCGTCAATCTGACGGCCTTCGAAACCTTCTTCGAAGAACGACGACCCTTCTTCGTCGAAGGCGCCGATCTGTTTTCCTTCTCCGGTACTTTCGGAAGCGATCGCTTCTTCTACTCGCGACGGGTCGGACGCGCACCAAGCGTCTCGGCAGCGGGACGCGCGCCGTTCGTCGACCAGCCAAGTTCGACCGCCATCCTCGGTGCTGCCAAGCTGTCGGGACGATCCAGCTCGGGCTGGTCGATCGGCGTTCTGAACGCCGTCACGCGGGCAGAGTACGCGCGCACGGCCGAGCTCACGTCCTCCGGAGCCCAGATCGAGCGGGTCCCGATCGAACCACTGTCGAACTACACGGTGGCGCGGGTCCGTCGCGACCTCAACCGCGGCACGTCGGGCTTCGGCTTCATCGTGACCGGGGTCCAGCGCGATGCCGATTCAGTCAGTTTCAATCTGCTGCGCGGTAGCGCGGTGGTTGGCGGCGCCGATTTCTTTCACCGATGGCAGCGCAACACCTTCCAGTTGAGCGGCAACCTCGGCGTCTCGCGCGTCAACGGTTCCGCTGCGGCCATTGCCGCGACGCAGCTTGCGTCGGCCCGCTACTTCCAGCGCCCGGACCAGGACTACGTCGGCTTCGATCCAACCCGCACCAGCCTGAGCGGCTTTACCGGCCAGATCCAATTGGACAAGGTGGGCGGCGACTGGACCTACTCGATCGGTGCGAACGCATCGTCGCCCGGATTCGAGATCAACGACGCCGGCTTTCAGATCGACGCCGACCGGATCCGTCTGGCCGGTTTCGTCAACCGAACCTGGACTCGGCCGACCCGCCTGACTCGACGCGCGAATCTCGGCCTGCGAGTCAATCAGTTCGTCAATTTCGGCGGTGAGGGCCCTGGACCTGCCATCGATATCGTCTCCGGCCTGTCACTGCATTCGCTCTCCTCAGTCTCACTGAGCGCCGGATACCAGCTGTCGGGTCAGGACGATCGCGCGACCCGTGGAGGACCGCTGGTTCGCTCGCCCGGCAAAGTGAACGCCTCTGTGCTCTACAGCCTCGACTCCCGTCGGACCGTGTCGGGACGAGTTCGGGCTCAGTGGAGCGCTGCTGATGACGGCACCAACACCTTCCTGGGCGAGGTGCGTGCCGCCGTCCAGACGCGCCGCGGCCACAGCCTGTCGCTGACCCCGGTCTACACCCGGCAGAGCTACCGCGCCTTCTATACCGGGAGCTACGCGGACCCGACCGCTACGGAAACCTTCGGCCGGCGCTACGTCTTTGCCCCGTTCGAGCAGCAGGGGCTGGGCATTCAGACACGGCTCGAGTTCTACTTCACGCCGGCGCTGTCGCTGCAACTCTACGCCGAGCCGTTCGTCGCCAGCGCCAGCTTTGCATCGCCGGAGCGCCTGCTTCGTGCCCGAAGCGGAGACTTTGCTGCCTACGGGATCGGAACCTCGACCCTGACCCGCGATGCTGCCGCAGGAACGCTGACCGTCGACGCCGATGGCGCTGGTCCTGCCCCGGCGTTCACCTATGCCGATCCGAGCTTCAGCATTCGCTCACTCCGCAGCAACGTGGTGCTCCGCTGGGAGTACCGTCCGGGATCAACGCTGTTCCTGGTCTGGAATCAGGCGCGGGCCAACCTCGACCGCGATCCGCGGTTCCGCGCCTTGCGCGACCTGGGCAACATCTTCGGCGATGACATGCGGAACGTGCTGCTGGTGAAGGGCAACTACTACTTCTCCCTGTAA
- a CDS encoding beta-lactamase family protein, translating to MRRAWGRGALWLGLVSGAMTADAEPLAAQRGTPPAAWASVKTFFHETLAAEGVVGGSLMVFHGDSIVGREFFGFADLASRRPVDERTIFHWASITKTLTAIAVMQLRDRGRLGLDDPIVRHVPELRAVHNAFGPMDAITIRQLLSHSAGFRAGTWPWGGNQPWHPFEPREWSQLVAMMPYTEVTFQPGAKFSYSNPGIVYLGRTIEGLTGDDYEVYVDKNVLKPLGMTSSYFDVTPYHLLPDRSNNYTVRSGQPHPNGLDFDTGITVSNSGLNAPLTEMVKYLQFLAGAPGLTPAARGVLARSSLNEMWQPIHPVGTADGDSIGLGFFIREHNGVRLVGHTGSQAGFRAFFYVDPVRKAGMIAAFNTAPSGDARNPTDEGPAKPRIPLIYSGLIERLTANVFPHFRP from the coding sequence ATGAGGCGAGCGTGGGGGCGGGGGGCGCTGTGGCTCGGGTTGGTCTCAGGTGCCATGACCGCCGACGCTGAGCCGTTGGCGGCGCAGCGGGGCACCCCGCCGGCTGCCTGGGCATCGGTCAAGACCTTCTTCCATGAGACGTTAGCGGCTGAAGGGGTGGTGGGAGGCAGCCTGATGGTCTTCCACGGGGACTCGATCGTGGGGCGCGAGTTCTTCGGTTTTGCCGACCTTGCCAGCCGCCGGCCCGTCGATGAACGGACGATCTTTCACTGGGCCTCGATCACCAAAACGCTGACCGCGATTGCGGTGATGCAGCTTCGCGATCGCGGACGGCTCGGACTGGACGACCCGATTGTCCGGCATGTGCCTGAGCTCAGAGCGGTCCACAATGCCTTCGGGCCGATGGATGCGATCACGATTCGCCAGTTGCTGTCGCATTCTGCCGGGTTTCGGGCAGGAACGTGGCCGTGGGGAGGTAACCAGCCCTGGCACCCGTTCGAGCCCCGGGAATGGTCGCAACTGGTTGCAATGATGCCGTACACCGAGGTGACGTTTCAGCCGGGCGCCAAGTTCAGCTACTCGAACCCTGGCATCGTCTATCTGGGCCGGACGATCGAAGGGCTGACTGGCGACGACTACGAGGTGTACGTCGATAAGAACGTGCTGAAGCCGCTGGGAATGACGAGCAGCTACTTCGACGTGACGCCCTACCATCTCCTGCCGGATCGTTCCAACAACTACACGGTTCGATCAGGGCAACCCCACCCCAACGGTCTCGATTTCGATACTGGCATCACGGTGTCGAACAGCGGGCTCAATGCACCGCTGACCGAGATGGTGAAATACCTGCAGTTCCTTGCCGGGGCGCCGGGGTTGACCCCGGCCGCTCGCGGGGTACTCGCCCGGTCGAGCCTGAACGAGATGTGGCAGCCGATTCATCCGGTTGGCACCGCCGACGGCGATTCGATCGGGCTCGGATTCTTCATTCGTGAGCATAACGGGGTGCGCCTGGTCGGTCATACCGGAAGCCAGGCAGGCTTTCGGGCCTTTTTCTATGTCGACCCGGTTCGCAAGGCTGGCATGATCGCCGCGTTCAACACCGCCCCGTCGGGCGACGCGCGAAACCCGACGGACGAGGGGCCGGCAAAACCGAGGATACCGTTGATCTACTCAGGGTTGATCGAGCGGCTGACCGCCAACGTCTTTCCCCATTTTCGCCCGTGA
- a CDS encoding 4Fe-4S dicluster domain-containing protein — protein sequence MSVWDHDSPSDRRQVLRDGLNRWVKTLVERTEDRVVQQRYVRPPGALPEVGFLAACTRCGACAPVCPPGAIRTVPPSGGLAAGTPMLEPAIEPCVACAEMPCVAACPTGALTLPDAGWTGYRLGTVEFVPERCITFTGTACRVCVDACPMGEAALIQDEAGRPVLRREGCVGCGVCVRKCVTSPSSFRFHPARS from the coding sequence GTGAGCGTTTGGGATCACGATAGCCCTTCGGACCGCCGTCAGGTTCTCCGTGACGGCCTGAACCGTTGGGTCAAGACGCTGGTCGAGCGGACCGAGGATCGCGTCGTCCAGCAGCGTTACGTCCGTCCGCCGGGTGCGCTGCCGGAGGTTGGCTTTCTGGCGGCGTGTACCCGGTGCGGTGCTTGCGCACCTGTTTGCCCTCCCGGTGCCATTCGGACGGTCCCGCCCTCTGGCGGGCTGGCTGCCGGTACGCCGATGCTGGAGCCTGCGATCGAGCCCTGTGTTGCCTGCGCCGAGATGCCCTGCGTAGCGGCGTGTCCGACGGGTGCGCTGACGCTTCCGGATGCGGGGTGGACCGGCTACCGTTTGGGAACCGTTGAGTTCGTCCCGGAACGCTGTATCACATTCACAGGCACGGCATGTCGGGTCTGTGTGGATGCCTGTCCCATGGGCGAGGCGGCACTGATTCAGGACGAAGCGGGACGACCGGTGCTGCGGCGCGAAGGATGTGTCGGGTGCGGTGTGTGCGTGCGGAAGTGTGTGACGTCTCCATCTTCGTTTCGCTTTCATCCTGCGAGGTCTTAG
- a CDS encoding cupin domain-containing protein, with the protein MATIPYRVEKPWGYELIWARTDRYVGKVLHVNAGHVLSLQYHNVKDETMHVLTGELIVRTADSEGNLTARQLHAGESMHIPAKLIHQVEAVVDTDVLEASTPELDDLVRLKDRYGRS; encoded by the coding sequence GTGGCGACAATTCCCTATCGCGTCGAGAAACCATGGGGATACGAACTGATCTGGGCTCGGACCGATCGCTACGTCGGCAAAGTGCTGCACGTAAACGCCGGGCACGTGCTCAGTCTGCAGTACCACAATGTCAAAGATGAAACGATGCATGTTCTGACAGGTGAACTGATCGTGCGGACGGCCGATTCCGAAGGCAACCTGACGGCCCGCCAGTTGCATGCGGGCGAGTCCATGCATATTCCTGCCAAGCTGATCCACCAGGTCGAGGCCGTGGTCGACACCGACGTGCTCGAGGCTTCGACCCCCGAGCTGGACGACCTGGTCCGCCTCAAAGACCGGTACGGGAGGAGTTGA
- a CDS encoding NTP transferase domain-containing protein: MQVIIPLAGKGTRVRPHSHLVPKPMLKVAGRPVIDWVMDRLKGLDVSELIFITGHLKEQVEAYVTDRYGLPCRFIEQKVQDGTAGAVNLARPHVTGPVLIIFVDTVFEADLTLVNRTDADGIIWAKEVEDYQRFGVVVTDDNGFMTRIIEKPSEPVSKLANIGLYFIRDVAALWAGIDHTLAAAPNKGEYYLTDAFQHMIDSGRKILTAEVGGWYDCGKLDTMLETNQILLEKGAAKRGDYPGVTFFDPVLVEDGARIEGSTIGPNVTVERGTVILNSSVSHSLLGRDCRVTDARLSASMLGNRVSVTGFSGSVSVGDDSEIRSA, from the coding sequence ATGCAGGTGATCATTCCGCTGGCCGGGAAGGGAACCCGGGTCCGTCCGCATTCGCACCTGGTGCCGAAGCCGATGCTCAAGGTTGCCGGCCGGCCCGTGATCGACTGGGTGATGGATCGCCTCAAGGGACTCGACGTCTCGGAGCTGATTTTTATCACCGGCCACCTCAAGGAACAGGTCGAGGCCTACGTCACCGACCGGTACGGACTGCCCTGTCGCTTCATCGAACAGAAGGTGCAGGACGGGACAGCCGGTGCGGTGAACCTGGCCCGGCCGCACGTGACCGGGCCGGTGCTCATCATCTTCGTTGACACCGTATTCGAAGCGGACCTGACGCTGGTCAACCGGACCGACGCCGACGGAATCATCTGGGCCAAGGAAGTCGAGGACTATCAGCGCTTCGGTGTCGTGGTCACCGACGACAACGGTTTCATGACCCGGATCATCGAGAAGCCTTCGGAGCCGGTGTCCAAACTCGCCAATATCGGGCTCTACTTCATCCGCGATGTGGCCGCGCTCTGGGCTGGCATCGACCACACGCTTGCTGCCGCACCGAACAAGGGCGAGTACTATCTCACCGATGCATTCCAGCATATGATCGACAGCGGCCGGAAGATTCTGACGGCCGAGGTGGGGGGCTGGTACGACTGCGGCAAGCTCGATACCATGCTCGAGACCAACCAGATCCTGCTCGAGAAGGGAGCTGCCAAGCGAGGGGACTACCCCGGCGTAACGTTCTTCGACCCGGTGCTCGTGGAAGATGGCGCGCGTATCGAGGGGTCGACCATCGGCCCCAATGTCACCGTGGAGCGGGGAACGGTGATTCTCAACTCGAGCGTGTCGCACTCGCTGCTGGGGCGCGACTGCCGTGTCACTGATGCCCGGCTCAGTGCCAGCATGCTTGGCAATCGAGTGTCTGTCACGGGCTTTTCCGGCAGCGTGAGCGTGGGAGACGACTCCGAGATTCGCAGCGCCTGA
- a CDS encoding 3-oxoacyl-ACP reductase FabG, with protein sequence MSSSEFGRSLSWQSAASTRAAVLPETETRPQVPPGFHGKTVVITGGATGLGRAIALEFARRGCNVAFCFVNLGGRDVRESALLTETTLAAMGVRVFADSCDVRDRRQVVRFIEAVRERFGEVHFLVNNAGIARDGASWRLGEDDWNDVIQTNLIGANNCLAVLAPVFRAQHYGKVVNISSHQATRPGFGVTSYAASKAGLEGLTRAAAVELGPSNVNVNAVAPGFVRTERLQTLPPEVLERARSSTVLGRLADPSDIAHVVVFLCSDEARHVTGQIIQVDGGLSLDVR encoded by the coding sequence ATGTCCTCCTCCGAGTTCGGTCGATCCCTGTCGTGGCAGAGCGCGGCATCCACCCGCGCCGCGGTCCTGCCGGAAACGGAAACACGACCGCAGGTTCCGCCTGGGTTCCATGGCAAAACCGTTGTCATCACGGGTGGCGCGACCGGCCTCGGACGAGCCATTGCGCTCGAGTTCGCACGGCGGGGCTGCAACGTCGCCTTCTGTTTCGTGAATCTGGGCGGGCGTGACGTCCGGGAATCCGCACTCCTCACCGAAACGACGCTCGCCGCCATGGGTGTGCGGGTATTCGCTGACAGCTGTGACGTGCGAGATCGTCGGCAGGTGGTCCGCTTCATCGAGGCCGTTCGCGAGCGGTTCGGGGAGGTCCACTTCCTCGTCAATAACGCCGGCATTGCCCGTGACGGTGCATCGTGGCGGCTCGGCGAAGACGACTGGAACGATGTGATTCAGACCAATCTGATTGGTGCCAACAATTGTCTTGCCGTGCTGGCGCCCGTGTTTCGTGCGCAGCATTATGGCAAGGTCGTCAACATCAGCTCGCATCAGGCGACTCGCCCCGGTTTCGGCGTGACCAGCTATGCCGCCAGCAAGGCAGGGCTGGAGGGGCTGACCCGTGCGGCGGCCGTCGAGCTGGGGCCCAGCAACGTCAACGTCAATGCCGTGGCGCCGGGGTTTGTTCGTACGGAGCGGTTGCAGACCCTCCCTCCCGAAGTGCTCGAGCGCGCCCGATCCAGCACGGTGCTGGGTCGGTTGGCAGATCCATCCGACATTGCACATGTGGTGGTCTTTCTGTGCTCCGACGAAGCACGTCATGTCACCGGCCAGATCATCCAGGTCGACGGCGGTCTGAGCCTCGACGTCCGCTGA
- a CDS encoding isocitrate/isopropylmalate dehydrogenase family protein, giving the protein MSYDVTLIPGDGIGPEITTATVAVLEATGISFNWDRQLGGMAAVEAVGTPLPDATLDSIRSRRVALKGPLTTPVGPGYRSVNVALRKEFELFANLRPAKTILPGRYDNIDIVLVRENLEGFYTGIEHWVATASDPHAAGVTTGVTTRYGCERIIRYAFEYALTHGRKKVTIVHKANILKMVSGLFLEVGRAVAKEYEGRVEANDMIVDNCAMQIVLRPEQFDVMVATNLFGDILSDELSGLVGGLGLTPGANIGTTASIFEAVHGSAPDIAGKGLANPSALMLAGAMMLDHLGELDAATRLRSAIHGTIVTDGIRTRDLGGNASTEQFGNSVAARVRG; this is encoded by the coding sequence ATGAGCTATGATGTGACCCTGATCCCCGGAGACGGGATCGGGCCCGAAATTACCACAGCAACCGTGGCGGTTCTCGAGGCGACCGGGATCTCCTTCAACTGGGACCGGCAGCTGGGCGGCATGGCAGCCGTCGAGGCGGTCGGCACGCCGTTGCCGGATGCCACGCTCGACAGCATCCGGTCGCGGCGGGTTGCGCTCAAGGGGCCGCTCACCACCCCAGTCGGACCGGGCTACCGATCGGTCAACGTCGCGCTGCGCAAAGAGTTCGAGCTGTTCGCCAACCTGCGCCCGGCCAAGACCATCCTTCCCGGCCGATACGACAACATCGACATCGTGCTGGTGCGGGAGAATCTCGAGGGCTTCTATACCGGCATCGAGCACTGGGTGGCGACTGCCTCCGATCCGCACGCTGCCGGCGTGACGACGGGTGTGACGACGCGCTACGGTTGTGAACGCATTATCCGGTACGCCTTCGAGTACGCCCTGACACACGGTCGCAAGAAGGTTACCATCGTTCACAAGGCCAACATCCTCAAGATGGTGAGCGGGCTTTTCCTCGAAGTCGGCCGCGCGGTTGCCAAGGAGTACGAAGGGCGAGTCGAGGCCAACGACATGATCGTCGACAACTGCGCCATGCAGATCGTGCTTCGCCCCGAGCAGTTCGACGTGATGGTGGCAACCAATCTCTTCGGCGACATTCTGAGCGACGAGCTCTCGGGCTTGGTGGGTGGGCTTGGACTCACGCCGGGCGCCAATATCGGGACGACCGCATCGATCTTCGAAGCGGTGCATGGCAGTGCGCCGGATATCGCGGGCAAGGGCCTCGCCAATCCATCGGCACTGATGCTGGCCGGCGCCATGATGCTCGATCATCTCGGTGAGCTCGACGCCGCAACTCGGTTGCGCAGTGCCATTCACGGTACCATCGTGACCGACGGAATCCGCACCCGGGACCTGGGTGGCAATGCTTCGACTGAACAGTTCGGGAACAGCGTCGCAGCTCGCGTCCGGGGGTAA
- a CDS encoding metallophosphoesterase — MIRLVQVSDLHFGRDVDLDQIDALAALVPELAPTAVVVAGDLTQRARHGEFQAALAFVKDLRKTAPTLVIPGNHDVQWWASPFDLLGVRRKYTKYRIYFGEDLAPGLALPGVAIESLLTSHGVAVGSMTWKFWRDPAVKGHLPSAELARVAARFAAAPRDALRVVVTHQNILRGEISRRMGLARWKAAQLGLGGVGADLVLCGHDHQEGAGLLDGQVVIATSSTHTGRTRGRRPSAFNLIDVSADTIQVRHGCWDRTRRRFDLATPAVFPRRTHLSSEVPQPR; from the coding sequence GTGATCCGCCTCGTTCAAGTCTCCGATCTTCACTTCGGCCGGGACGTCGATCTCGATCAGATCGACGCCCTGGCTGCGCTGGTGCCCGAGCTGGCGCCGACGGCCGTGGTCGTTGCAGGCGATCTGACTCAGCGCGCTCGTCACGGGGAGTTCCAGGCGGCGCTGGCGTTCGTGAAGGACCTCCGGAAGACCGCGCCGACGCTGGTGATTCCCGGCAACCATGATGTTCAATGGTGGGCCAGTCCGTTCGACCTCCTGGGCGTGCGGCGCAAGTACACCAAGTACCGGATCTACTTCGGTGAGGACCTTGCTCCCGGGCTCGCGCTCCCGGGAGTGGCCATCGAGTCGCTGCTCACCAGTCACGGCGTGGCGGTGGGCTCGATGACCTGGAAGTTCTGGCGCGATCCGGCCGTCAAGGGGCACCTGCCCAGTGCGGAGCTTGCCAGGGTCGCCGCTCGGTTCGCTGCCGCGCCCAGAGACGCGCTACGGGTCGTGGTCACCCATCAGAACATCCTCCGGGGCGAGATCTCGCGGCGCATGGGGTTGGCCCGCTGGAAGGCAGCGCAGCTGGGGCTCGGCGGGGTCGGCGCCGATCTGGTCCTCTGCGGACACGACCATCAGGAAGGCGCCGGCCTGCTTGACGGGCAGGTGGTGATCGCCACCTCGAGCACCCATACCGGCCGAACCCGCGGGCGGCGGCCGTCCGCATTCAACCTGATCGATGTTTCAGCCGACACCATCCAGGTTCGGCACGGGTGCTGGGACCGGACCCGCAGGCGCTTCGACCTCGCCACTCCGGCCGTCTTTCCCCGGCGGACACACCTGTCGAGCGAAGTACCGCAGCCCCGCTAA
- a CDS encoding SprT-like domain-containing protein, with product MSASFAPAQYALPLDDPPDLIARLRAAGLPARIPVTLHANRRVMVSFDQRGGLRVHQGYAVAPDRIVAAIATWARPWVRRRDRKAAAQVFLEFSVHGDAQPAPKRRRDAAEPGDEERLERLRALRDALNLRWFDGQLAAIEIVLSSRMRRKLGHYEPASSGSPAIAISRRHIRRDGWGEVAETLLHEMVHQWQDESGLGVDHGPTFRSKAVEVGIEPRAVAGRPVD from the coding sequence GTGTCCGCCTCATTTGCCCCGGCCCAGTACGCCCTTCCGCTCGACGATCCACCGGATCTGATCGCTCGCTTGCGGGCAGCCGGATTACCGGCCCGTATCCCGGTCACCCTTCATGCCAACCGGCGCGTCATGGTCTCCTTCGACCAGCGCGGCGGCCTCCGGGTGCACCAGGGGTACGCCGTCGCGCCGGACCGTATCGTCGCGGCCATTGCAACCTGGGCGCGCCCCTGGGTGCGCCGTCGAGACCGGAAAGCCGCCGCTCAGGTCTTTCTCGAGTTCTCGGTGCATGGCGACGCCCAGCCAGCGCCCAAGCGTCGACGGGACGCCGCTGAGCCTGGCGACGAGGAGCGACTCGAGCGCCTTCGTGCGCTCCGCGATGCGCTCAACCTGCGCTGGTTCGACGGACAGTTGGCGGCCATCGAGATTGTGCTGTCGAGCCGGATGCGACGCAAGCTGGGCCACTACGAGCCAGCCTCATCGGGTAGCCCGGCAATCGCGATCAGCCGCCGACACATCCGGCGTGACGGCTGGGGGGAGGTCGCCGAGACGCTGCTGCACGAGATGGTCCACCAGTGGCAGGACGAAAGTGGACTCGGCGTCGATCATGGCCCCACCTTCCGGAGCAAGGCCGTCGAAGTCGGGATCGAGCCCCGGGCGGTCGCCGGCCGGCCTGTGGACTGA